In Cryptomeria japonica chromosome 10, Sugi_1.0, whole genome shotgun sequence, a genomic segment contains:
- the LOC131060755 gene encoding uncharacterized protein LOC131060755 isoform X2 — MGSQLPSYTVQAMDSIAVENLCISIYIIIAVQMKAYHNKARLAAVFWLAILLQFMYSYGKGACNLQSIEIKQFMLEDKWKQGDMMRATYYVSITNSGCLDTACLPHNVVMWCPGMPSTDNLAFLPNTILSAYFIAGRDLYILNEGEELAPDVSMGFNYTVALRGIGILPPIPLPIPIVVYSADFCS; from the exons ATGGGTTCTCAACTTCCTTCTTATACTGTTCAAGCAATGGATTCCATTGCAGTTGAAAACTTGTGTATCTCCATATACATCATCATAGCAGTCCAGATGAAGGCTTATCACAACAAAGCACGCCTGGCTGCAGTATTTTGGCTTGCAATTCTGCTTCAGTTCATGTACTCCTATGGTAAAG GTGCTTGCAATTTGCAATCAATAGAGATAAAGCAATTTATGTTGGAGGATAAGTGGAAGCAGGGAGATATGATGAGGGCCACATATTATGTGAGCATTACAAATAGTGGATGCCTTGATACTGCCTGTCTTCCACACAATGTAGTTATGTGGTGCCCTGGCATGCCTTCCACAGATAATCTCGCATTTTTGCCCAACACAATTTTATCAGCCTACTTCATCGCAGGAAGGGATTTATATATTCTAAATGAAGGAGAAGAATTGGCACCTGATGTGTCGATGGGATTCAATTATACAGTGGCCCTCAGAGGAATAGGGATTCTTCCTCCAATCCCTCTCCCAATACCAATCGTTGTGTATTCTGCTGACTTTTGCTCATAA
- the LOC131060755 gene encoding uncharacterized protein LOC131060755 isoform X1 has product MGSQLPSYTVQAMDSIAVENLCISIYIIIAVQMKAYHNKARLAAVFWLAILLQFMYSYGKGDGAGACNLQSIEIKQFMLEDKWKQGDMMRATYYVSITNSGCLDTACLPHNVVMWCPGMPSTDNLAFLPNTILSAYFIAGRDLYILNEGEELAPDVSMGFNYTVALRGIGILPPIPLPIPIVVYSADFCS; this is encoded by the exons ATGGGTTCTCAACTTCCTTCTTATACTGTTCAAGCAATGGATTCCATTGCAGTTGAAAACTTGTGTATCTCCATATACATCATCATAGCAGTCCAGATGAAGGCTTATCACAACAAAGCACGCCTGGCTGCAGTATTTTGGCTTGCAATTCTGCTTCAGTTCATGTACTCCTATGGTAAAG GTGATGGTGCAGGTGCTTGCAATTTGCAATCAATAGAGATAAAGCAATTTATGTTGGAGGATAAGTGGAAGCAGGGAGATATGATGAGGGCCACATATTATGTGAGCATTACAAATAGTGGATGCCTTGATACTGCCTGTCTTCCACACAATGTAGTTATGTGGTGCCCTGGCATGCCTTCCACAGATAATCTCGCATTTTTGCCCAACACAATTTTATCAGCCTACTTCATCGCAGGAAGGGATTTATATATTCTAAATGAAGGAGAAGAATTGGCACCTGATGTGTCGATGGGATTCAATTATACAGTGGCCCTCAGAGGAATAGGGATTCTTCCTCCAATCCCTCTCCCAATACCAATCGTTGTGTATTCTGCTGACTTTTGCTCATAA